From a region of the Aeoliella mucimassa genome:
- a CDS encoding DNA alkylation repair protein, producing MNTTTEVMSALQAAGAEQTRRTYARHGCNIDCFGVQIGQLKKIAKQIKGNHSLAIELYETGNSDAMYLAGMVVEPPQMTKKQLDSWVKAAGWGMIGEYAVAPVAAESPHGRSLALKWMKSKQPLIAATGWTTYALLLATLPDDQLDLSEVTERVDTVVEQIDTAPNGVRYAMNNFVICVGCYVKPLLKSAKAAAKRLGKVEVDMGDTSCKVPLATEAIAKVESMDRVGKKRKSARC from the coding sequence ATGAATACCACGACCGAAGTGATGTCGGCCTTGCAAGCGGCTGGTGCCGAGCAAACGCGTCGCACCTACGCCCGCCATGGTTGCAACATCGATTGCTTCGGAGTGCAAATCGGTCAGCTAAAGAAGATTGCCAAGCAGATCAAAGGCAATCATTCGCTGGCGATCGAGTTGTACGAAACGGGTAACTCCGACGCCATGTACCTGGCTGGCATGGTGGTCGAACCACCGCAAATGACCAAAAAGCAGCTAGACTCCTGGGTGAAGGCTGCTGGTTGGGGCATGATCGGCGAATATGCTGTAGCACCGGTGGCGGCCGAGAGCCCTCACGGGCGGTCGCTTGCGTTGAAGTGGATGAAGTCGAAGCAGCCGTTGATAGCAGCAACCGGTTGGACCACCTACGCGCTGCTGCTGGCTACGTTGCCAGATGATCAGCTTGATCTCAGCGAGGTGACCGAGCGAGTCGATACGGTTGTCGAGCAAATCGATACCGCTCCCAACGGGGTGCGATACGCGATGAATAATTTCGTGATTTGCGTGGGGTGCTACGTCAAACCGCTGCTGAAATCGGCCAAAGCGGCGGCAAAACGCCTGGGGAAGGTCGAAGTCGACATGGGCGACACCAGCTGCAAGGTACCGCTGGCTACCGAGGCGATTGCCAAGGTAGAATCAATGGACCGGGTCGGCAAGAAACGCAAGTCGGCTCGTTGTTAG
- a CDS encoding DUF7453 family protein, whose product MTACWRWLIGGLLAIVPQVSWAEFEVAALAGDASPDGNGSLALFAAPALNDLGQVSFLSQLSGTNAGSSDDIGFFRRDSGGLVNILRTGDTYLGETVIGFQPTIASLDNHSFVSGVTGVTQGAGFLLHGFRGNGSTIAPHVPLYSASPTGNNSLFRLTATGYNYDGDLIYSAIYDGTNAEQGLYRQLRGQNTTTLALQGDTAPRGGTFGRLGFGSTQNRVGDVATFATVEQGSSTDIESLLRVVGSNLEELVRQEDVANDGSTTIESLLGPATFIGNSQNVAFVAEYSQPGVLRDGVFLAGDNGIELIAPGLLPGSPTAADEIRVFGISDDDTVGFTTEFIGGGLDALSGVYTADVDELTLVALEDTLVPRGGRYFRRFFDNSATINESGDLVFMAELSNTRNGSVSGRGLYHYSESTGLSTIVETGDDLAGEEVTGLEFSGTPLVSPTQFPDATLAGLNNLGQVAFLFVLDSGSAEGIAIWTPDALPGDFNGDGLVNLADYTVWRDHLGAADESAINNAGDGLAGVDFGDYDLWKANFGVGTSTGIAAASVPEPCTLHLMLLVGLSIVFTRWAVYR is encoded by the coding sequence ATGACAGCTTGCTGGCGGTGGTTGATTGGTGGTTTGCTGGCGATCGTTCCGCAGGTCTCGTGGGCCGAGTTCGAGGTGGCCGCGTTGGCGGGCGATGCCTCGCCGGATGGTAACGGGTCGCTCGCCCTGTTTGCCGCGCCGGCGTTGAACGATCTGGGGCAGGTGTCGTTTCTCAGTCAGCTTTCGGGCACCAACGCAGGCTCGTCCGACGACATCGGTTTCTTCCGCCGCGACAGCGGAGGGCTGGTGAACATCCTGCGCACTGGCGATACCTACCTGGGCGAAACGGTCATCGGCTTTCAGCCGACCATCGCGAGTCTCGACAACCATAGCTTTGTGTCGGGCGTAACCGGGGTGACGCAAGGGGCCGGATTCCTGCTGCATGGCTTTCGTGGCAACGGTTCGACGATTGCTCCGCACGTGCCGCTCTACAGCGCGAGCCCCACCGGCAATAACAGCCTCTTCCGACTGACCGCGACCGGCTACAACTACGATGGCGACCTCATCTACTCCGCGATATACGATGGCACCAACGCCGAGCAGGGACTCTACCGCCAGCTCCGCGGCCAGAACACGACGACGCTCGCTTTGCAAGGCGACACCGCTCCGCGTGGCGGCACCTTTGGCAGGCTTGGATTCGGCTCGACTCAAAACAGGGTCGGCGACGTCGCTACGTTTGCCACCGTGGAGCAAGGTAGCTCGACCGATATCGAATCGCTGCTCCGCGTCGTCGGTTCGAACCTCGAAGAGCTAGTGCGACAAGAGGACGTTGCCAACGACGGATCGACCACCATCGAGTCGCTGCTCGGCCCGGCCACGTTTATTGGCAATTCGCAGAACGTGGCCTTCGTGGCCGAGTACTCGCAGCCAGGCGTGCTCCGCGACGGGGTATTCCTGGCCGGCGACAACGGCATCGAACTCATCGCACCCGGGCTGCTGCCTGGTAGTCCCACGGCCGCTGATGAGATTCGGGTGTTCGGCATCAGCGACGACGATACGGTTGGATTCACTACCGAGTTTATCGGGGGGGGACTCGATGCGCTGTCGGGCGTCTACACCGCCGATGTCGATGAACTTACACTCGTCGCACTCGAAGACACGCTCGTACCGCGCGGGGGGAGATACTTCCGCCGATTCTTCGACAACTCGGCGACGATCAACGAATCGGGCGATTTAGTGTTCATGGCCGAACTCTCGAACACTCGCAATGGCTCGGTCAGTGGACGGGGGCTGTATCACTACTCCGAGAGCACCGGGCTGAGCACCATCGTCGAAACCGGCGACGACCTGGCCGGCGAAGAAGTCACCGGGCTCGAGTTCTCGGGCACGCCGCTGGTGAGCCCTACGCAGTTTCCCGACGCTACGCTTGCGGGACTCAACAACCTGGGGCAGGTCGCGTTTCTGTTCGTGTTGGACTCCGGTAGCGCGGAGGGCATCGCCATCTGGACGCCCGATGCCCTGCCTGGTGACTTCAATGGCGATGGACTCGTGAACTTGGCCGACTACACCGTGTGGCGCGACCACCTCGGCGCGGCCGACGAGTCGGCGATCAACAATGCTGGCGACGGACTGGCGGGGGTCGACTTCGGCGACTACGACCTGTGGAAAGCCAACTTTGGGGTCGGCACGTCGACCGGAATCGCCGCCGCCAGCGTGCCGGAGCCGTGCACGCTGCATCTGATGCTGCTGGTCGGCTTGTCGATTGTGTTCACGCGCTGGGCAGTGTACCGTTAA
- a CDS encoding glycoside hydrolase family 43 protein: MLGTSKLLAASFTVLLLASMAAGPRVDAQTARNPIIHADVPDISIMRVDDTYYMSSTTMHMSPGLPIMKSKDLVNWSLASYAYDVLDDVDELNLNNGKHSYGRGSWASSLRYHDGVFYASTFSNTTGKTYIYSTRDVDHGPWQKRSFRPMLHDHTLFFDDDGKAYMLYGAGEIKIVELKDDLTGLQPDGVNQVVIRNASAPAGDNIMLRAEGSQLFKVNDKYYLFHITWPRGGMRTVVVHRADKITGPYEGRLALQDKGVAQGGLIDTPDGDWYAYLFQDHGSVGRIPYLVPVTWQDGWPVIGNDGKVPMELPLPASEGLIPGIVDSDEFTASESAKLSPVWQWNHNPDDSNWSLTARPGYLRTTTSRVDESVLSARNTLTQRTIGPECTGEIALDVSGLKPGDMAGLILLQSNYGLVGVEATDHGKQLVMINAETSKPEVVEQVPLEQSRVYLRAECDFRQQADLARFFYSLDGDTWHPIGNQLHMTYTLTHFMGYRFGLFNVATEEPGGQADFDYFRISNSRNSP, translated from the coding sequence ATGCTTGGCACCTCGAAGCTTCTCGCTGCGTCGTTTACTGTTCTCTTGCTTGCGAGCATGGCCGCTGGCCCGCGCGTCGACGCCCAGACAGCACGTAACCCGATCATCCACGCCGATGTGCCGGACATTTCGATCATGCGTGTCGACGACACGTACTACATGAGCAGCACTACGATGCACATGAGCCCGGGGCTGCCTATCATGAAGTCGAAAGACCTCGTCAACTGGAGCCTCGCAAGTTACGCGTACGATGTGCTCGACGATGTCGACGAGCTGAACCTGAACAACGGCAAGCATAGCTACGGGCGGGGTTCGTGGGCGAGCAGCTTGCGGTATCACGACGGAGTGTTCTACGCGTCGACGTTTTCGAACACCACCGGCAAGACCTACATTTATTCCACTCGCGACGTAGATCACGGGCCGTGGCAGAAGCGGAGCTTCCGCCCGATGTTGCACGACCACACGTTGTTCTTCGACGACGATGGCAAGGCTTACATGCTGTACGGTGCCGGCGAGATCAAAATCGTGGAACTCAAGGACGACCTGACCGGCCTCCAGCCCGACGGGGTGAATCAGGTGGTGATTCGCAACGCTAGCGCGCCGGCCGGCGACAACATCATGCTGCGGGCCGAAGGGAGCCAACTGTTCAAGGTGAACGACAAGTACTACTTGTTCCACATCACCTGGCCCCGCGGCGGCATGCGTACCGTGGTGGTACACCGCGCCGACAAGATCACTGGCCCGTACGAGGGACGACTCGCTTTGCAAGACAAGGGAGTCGCCCAAGGGGGACTGATCGACACCCCCGATGGCGACTGGTACGCCTACCTGTTTCAGGATCATGGCTCGGTCGGGCGCATTCCCTACCTGGTTCCGGTCACCTGGCAAGATGGTTGGCCAGTGATCGGAAACGATGGCAAAGTGCCGATGGAGCTACCGCTGCCAGCGAGCGAAGGGCTGATTCCTGGCATTGTCGACTCCGATGAGTTCACCGCGAGCGAATCAGCGAAGCTATCACCGGTGTGGCAATGGAACCACAATCCTGATGACTCCAACTGGTCGCTAACGGCTCGCCCAGGCTACCTGCGAACCACTACCAGCCGCGTGGACGAGAGCGTGCTCTCCGCCCGCAATACGTTGACCCAACGCACCATTGGCCCCGAGTGCACCGGCGAGATTGCCCTCGACGTATCGGGGCTGAAGCCGGGAGATATGGCGGGGCTGATCCTGCTTCAGAGCAACTACGGACTCGTGGGTGTCGAAGCCACCGACCACGGCAAGCAACTGGTGATGATCAACGCCGAAACGAGCAAGCCGGAAGTCGTAGAGCAAGTGCCGCTCGAGCAGTCGCGAGTTTACCTGCGAGCCGAGTGCGACTTCCGCCAGCAGGCCGACCTCGCCCGATTCTTCTACAGCCTCGACGGCGACACCTGGCACCCCATCGGCAACCAACTACACATGACCTACACGCTCACCCACTTCATGGGCTATCGGTTCGGGCTGTTTAATGTCGCAACCGAAGAGCCAGGCGGGCAGGCTGATTTCGATTACTTCCGAATCAGCAACTCCAGAAACTCCCCCTAA
- the hisF gene encoding imidazole glycerol phosphate synthase subunit HisF, with protein MLAARVIPCLDVNQGRVVKGTNFVNLRDAGDPVEVAARYEAEGADELVFLDITASHEARAITLDMVRRTAERVFMPFTVGGGIRTLADAKALITAGAEKVSINSAAVKTPELVSEVSRWFGSCATVVNIDPKRIVGEDGRERWEVHINGGRLPTGLEAVEWAQRVEELGAGEIVLTSMDCDGTKDGYDLEITRAVSEAVTIPVVASGGAGKPEHLADAILEGKADAALAASIFHFGEYTIEETKQVMAERGIPVRMLV; from the coding sequence ATGCTTGCTGCCCGTGTGATACCGTGTCTCGATGTGAACCAAGGCCGAGTCGTGAAAGGCACGAACTTCGTGAACCTTCGCGACGCTGGTGATCCGGTGGAAGTGGCCGCCCGGTACGAAGCCGAAGGGGCCGACGAGTTGGTGTTTCTCGACATCACTGCCAGCCACGAAGCGCGGGCGATCACTCTCGACATGGTGCGTCGTACCGCGGAGCGGGTGTTCATGCCATTCACGGTCGGCGGTGGCATCCGCACGCTGGCCGACGCCAAGGCGTTGATTACCGCCGGGGCCGAGAAGGTGAGCATCAACTCGGCTGCGGTCAAAACGCCGGAGCTGGTTAGCGAGGTCTCTCGCTGGTTTGGTAGCTGTGCGACTGTGGTGAACATCGACCCCAAACGCATCGTCGGCGAGGATGGCCGTGAGCGGTGGGAAGTACACATCAACGGCGGTCGCTTGCCGACTGGTCTCGAAGCCGTGGAGTGGGCGCAGCGGGTCGAGGAACTCGGCGCCGGCGAGATCGTGCTGACCAGCATGGACTGCGATGGCACCAAAGATGGCTATGATCTCGAGATCACCCGCGCGGTGAGCGAAGCGGTTACCATTCCGGTGGTCGCCAGCGGAGGTGCCGGCAAGCCCGAGCACCTGGCCGACGCCATTCTCGAAGGCAAAGCCGACGCAGCACTGGCTGCGAGCATCTTTCACTTCGGCGAGTACACCATCGAAGAAACCAAGCAAGTGATGGCCGAACGAGGCATTCCGGTTCGCATGCTGGTGTAA